A stretch of Verrucomicrobiia bacterium DNA encodes these proteins:
- a CDS encoding DUF1287 domain-containing protein, producing the protein MVRPRFLAACLLVFVALHTSAQESSPAGIVRAARGQIGKTVKYDPAYRTLAYPNGDLAMEVGVCTDVVIRALRASLGMDLQRLVHEDMNRAFAEYPRNWGLNRPDRNIDHRRVPNLRTFFKRSGWALPVTRSARDYRPGDLVTCTVPPNLPHIMIVSDRTTADGRPLVIHNIGAGTQEEDRLFEFPITGHYRVRTMPPTNDAGGRSQPRYPGP; encoded by the coding sequence ATGGTTCGACCCCGGTTCCTTGCCGCCTGCCTGCTCGTGTTCGTGGCGCTCCACACCTCGGCACAGGAGTCTTCCCCCGCCGGCATCGTCCGGGCCGCCCGTGGCCAGATCGGCAAGACAGTGAAGTACGACCCTGCCTACCGCACCTTGGCCTACCCGAACGGCGATCTGGCCATGGAAGTCGGGGTCTGCACCGACGTGGTGATCCGCGCCTTGCGCGCCAGCCTGGGCATGGACCTGCAACGACTCGTCCACGAGGACATGAACCGCGCCTTCGCCGAGTACCCGCGGAACTGGGGTCTCAATCGCCCGGACCGGAACATCGACCACCGGCGCGTCCCCAACCTGAGGACCTTCTTCAAACGGTCCGGGTGGGCCTTGCCCGTGACGAGGTCGGCGCGGGATTACCGACCGGGAGACCTCGTCACCTGCACCGTCCCACCGAACCTCCCCCATATCATGATCGTCAGCGACCGGACCACCGCGGACGGCCGGCCCCTGGTGATCCACAACATCGGTGCTGGCACCCAAGAGGAGGATCGGCTGTTCGAGTTCCCGATCACGGGCCATTACCGCGTCCGGACGATGCCCCCGACCAATGACGCAGGAGGGCGGAGCCAGCCAAGGTATCCGGGCCCTTGA
- a CDS encoding VOC family protein, protein MESQSPTPPRPIAAGVRIGHVHLKVANLERALGFYCGVLGFELIQRYGKQAAFVSAGGYHHHIGLNTWESAGGSPPPPGTTGLYHLAILYPSRADLADALRRLQAAGIELDGESDHGVSEALYLRDPDGNGVELYWDRPESEWPMNPEGGLNMYTRHLDLGALLNAGREA, encoded by the coding sequence ATGGAATCTCAATCCCCGACACCGCCTCGCCCCATCGCGGCTGGCGTCCGCATCGGCCACGTTCACCTGAAGGTCGCCAACCTGGAACGTGCGCTTGGATTCTACTGCGGCGTGCTCGGCTTCGAGTTGATCCAGCGCTACGGCAAGCAGGCGGCGTTCGTGTCGGCTGGGGGGTACCACCACCACATCGGCCTCAACACCTGGGAAAGCGCCGGGGGCAGCCCGCCGCCACCCGGAACGACCGGCCTATACCATTTGGCCATCCTGTACCCCTCCCGTGCGGACCTTGCCGACGCCCTTCGGCGGCTTCAGGCGGCCGGTATCGAGCTCGATGGCGAATCCGATCATGGCGTCAGCGAGGCGCTGTACCTTCGCGACCCGGACGGCAACGGCGTGGAGTTGTACTGGGACCGGCCGGAGTCGGAGTGGCCCATGAACCCGGAAGGCGGCCTCAACATGTATACACGGCACCTCGACTTGGGGGCGTTGCTGAATGCCGGAAGGGAGGCCTGA
- the istA gene encoding IS21 family transposase has translation MNILTVNEQQSIRTLAERGWSRRRIARELGLHRETVGRYLGPAGASTGAVAAGAAKPAIPPAGSADSEPAIPPPGCDEPKPAIPPAGSVAGRRSACEPFRAFIEAGLVQGLSAQRLFQDLRSEHGFAGGYDAVKRYVRALGASMPLPFRRMEMAPGEEVQVDYGQGAWVIEPDGTRYRPHLLRLVLSASRKGYTEAFRRQTTESFIRGMENGFRAFGGVTATVVIDNLKAAVKRVDWFDPDINPKVRDFAAHYGTVFLPTRPAMPRHKGKVEAGVKYAQANALRGRKFTSLSAQNDFLLEWERTIADTRIHGTTRKQVAVLFAEVEAPVLRALPASLFPVFEEGRRTVHRDGHVEIQRAYYSVPPEYLGHELWVRWEARLVRIFDAQMNLIALHTRHDPGAFSTDPAHIHTHKRRIIERGADWLLDRASQVGQATGGWARAMYAQRGPAGIRVLQGLLSMVEDHAPGKIERACARALEFGAWRLRDLRALLDAQPPQTQFHFVAEHPLIRPLADYAALSPDCFHDPDLSQNA, from the coding sequence TTGAACATCCTCACCGTGAACGAACAGCAGTCCATTCGAACCCTTGCCGAGCGGGGCTGGTCCCGTCGGCGCATCGCCCGGGAGCTGGGTCTCCACCGTGAGACGGTAGGCCGATATCTCGGTCCGGCGGGCGCTTCGACCGGGGCGGTCGCTGCCGGCGCCGCAAAACCAGCCATTCCGCCCGCCGGCTCCGCGGATTCAGAACCGGCCATTCCGCCCCCCGGGTGTGACGAGCCAAAACCGGCCATTCCGCCCGCCGGCTCGGTGGCGGGGCGGCGCAGTGCGTGTGAGCCGTTCCGGGCCTTCATCGAGGCGGGGTTGGTGCAGGGGCTCTCGGCCCAGCGCCTCTTTCAGGACCTGAGGTCGGAACACGGATTTGCCGGCGGCTACGACGCCGTGAAGCGTTACGTGCGGGCCTTGGGGGCTTCGATGCCCCTGCCGTTCCGGCGCATGGAGATGGCGCCCGGTGAGGAGGTCCAGGTCGATTACGGCCAGGGCGCCTGGGTGATCGAGCCCGATGGCACGCGGTACCGTCCCCACCTGCTGCGCCTGGTCCTCAGCGCCTCGCGCAAGGGCTACACGGAGGCGTTCCGACGGCAGACCACCGAGAGCTTCATCCGGGGGATGGAGAACGGCTTCCGTGCCTTCGGCGGGGTGACGGCCACCGTCGTCATCGACAACCTGAAGGCGGCGGTAAAGCGGGTGGACTGGTTCGACCCGGACATCAACCCGAAGGTGCGCGATTTCGCGGCGCATTACGGGACGGTGTTCCTCCCGACGCGACCGGCGATGCCGCGGCACAAGGGGAAGGTGGAGGCAGGAGTCAAGTACGCCCAGGCCAACGCGTTGCGGGGCCGCAAGTTTACCAGCCTCAGCGCGCAGAACGACTTCCTTCTGGAGTGGGAGCGCACGATCGCCGACACCCGCATCCACGGCACCACCCGCAAGCAGGTGGCGGTGCTCTTCGCGGAGGTCGAGGCGCCGGTGTTGCGTGCGCTGCCCGCCAGCCTGTTCCCCGTGTTCGAGGAGGGGCGGCGCACCGTCCATCGCGACGGGCACGTGGAGATCCAGAGGGCCTACTACTCCGTGCCGCCAGAGTACCTCGGCCACGAACTCTGGGTCCGCTGGGAAGCGCGCCTCGTGCGCATTTTCGACGCTCAGATGAACCTGATCGCGCTCCACACCCGGCACGATCCCGGGGCTTTCAGCACCGATCCCGCCCACATCCACACCCACAAGCGCCGCATCATCGAGCGCGGCGCCGACTGGCTGCTGGACCGGGCCAGCCAGGTGGGCCAGGCCACCGGTGGCTGGGCCCGGGCCATGTACGCCCAGCGCGGCCCCGCCGGCATCCGAGTCCTCCAGGGACTCCTGTCGATGGTGGAGGACCATGCACCCGGAAAGATCGAGCGGGCTTGCGCCCGGGCTCTGGAGTTCGGGGCCTGGCGTCTGCGCGATCTGCGCGCCCTGCTCGATGCCCAACCACCGCAGACCCAGTTCCACTTCGTTGCCGAGCATCCGCTCATCCGGCCGCTGGCCGACTACGCGGCCCTCTCCCCGGACTGTTTCCACGATCCCGACCTCTCCCAAAACGCATGA